One stretch of Rhipicephalus sanguineus isolate Rsan-2018 chromosome 10, BIME_Rsan_1.4, whole genome shotgun sequence DNA includes these proteins:
- the LOC119407203 gene encoding uncharacterized protein LOC119407203 encodes MLNGSSKSRETLKEFLRKRVESHPGISIQKLTGHLSQLPAEIRMKYGGNVDSIRRVLEQFPDIFVIRNHDQVHVTTSKSSSKTTGASSSAGGSDDETTTLTGAKGKVYRLFKTYGFISVQHPISTSVYFSLRSFENGQHSSLLSSGLQLGDGVVLDAEVGPNDCEAKFRASRVARIKGGNAATPSDSSSPAPQTMVFTPLVNRTGAIETLKDEFGFIKLEKEQECAFFHAAEIERYLGTAVPALPEVLAVGDKIRFDADLNKNTTARAKWVVTTIHNIQNVPPCHSGSETEGSEIAPGTIIKRDGLIQMVKPEFGFIKFGTNYRDRAFFHLNNVVMPPRDTIKSLPDVFAINDRVHFEAKPSQKPSEKVKWQATTVWLSEFGPKGDGLDSADESGNEVFLSDDESDIMDLIQERLAADTDDDTEDDILGAGSRLPAASSNTIVDGLKQYLRPVSPDLLTLPKDPKTLFNDFHKDDAFSPLPQSVEPSIVIFRGATGLVMDVTDYGATVEVQDQACSVGSLKVNFLSGVFYSDGVRCTKRLCEVLSSGDAVSLDFMVGSNGAHEEVRCDLVWQGARPQGVIQMSPEEFCRRLQIKVPIRHGGPSYEDFQRELEESGHRMSAHTSISDSINPHRRRSHHSPPSFPPTSSEASPSSPSGSIHGDRAIPNGICVGNSLATSALFSNDISENVLRRVARIMAEELHALQQQERLAKGLVRDVGTQTTERGVRSIP; translated from the exons ATGCTCAACGGAAGCAGCAAGTCGCGCGAGACGCTCAAGGAGTTCCTCCGCAAACGAGTCGAATCTCACCCGGGCATTTCCATCCAGAAGTTGACTGGCCACCTGTCCCAGCTTCCCGCCGAAATCCGCATGAAGTATGGCGGTAACGTCGACTCCATCCGTCGAGTGCTCGAGCAGTTTCCCGACATCTTTGTAATTCGCAACCACGATCAGGTCCACGTCACCACGTCGAAGAGTTCCAGCAAGACGACGGGGGCGTCGTCGTCCGCGGGCGGTAGCGATGACGAGACCACCACCCTGACGGGTGCTAAGGGAAAAGTTTATCGTTTGTTCAAGACGTACGGATTCATTTCTGTGCAGCACCCGATTAGCACGAGCGTCTACTTTAGCCTGCGCTCGTTTGAAAACGGACAGCATTCGAGTCTCCTTTCGTCCGGCCTTCAGCTCGGAGACGGCGTCGTTCTAGACGCGGAGGTGGGCCCGAATGACTGCGAGGCCAAGTTTCGCGCTAGCAGAGTGGCGCGTATTAAGGGTGGGAATGCCGCGACTCCGTCCGATTCGTCGTCGCCGGCACCGCAGACTATGGTGTTTACGCCGCTCGTAAACCGAACCGGCGCCATAGAGACGCTGAAGGACGAGTTCGGTTTTATCAAATTGGAGAAGGAACAGGAGTGCGCCTTCTTTCACGCGGCTGAAATTGAGAGGTACCTCGGGACGGCCGTGCCTGCGCTGCCCGAAGTGCTGGCCGTCGGGGACAAGATTCGCTTCGACGCTGACCTCAACAAGAACACGACCGCGAGGGCCAAGTGGGTCGTGACGACCATACACAACATACAGAACGTTCCTCCATGCCATTCGGGGAGCGAGACGGAAGGCAGCGAAATAGCTCCGGGTACGATCATCAAACGAGACGGACTCATACAAATGGTCAAACCGGAGTTTGGTTTCATCAAGTTTGGTACGAACTACCGGGACCGCGCCTTCTTTCACCTCAACAACGTTGTGATGCCCCCGCGCGACACCATCAAGAGCCTGCCGGACGTGTTCGCCATCAACGACCGCGTGCACTTTGAAGCCAAGCCGAGCCAGAAGCCTTCCGAGAAGGTCAAGTGGCAGGCGACGACGGTGTGGCTAAGTGAGTTCGGGCCCAAGGGTGACGGACTCGATTCTgccgacgagagcggtaacgagGTGTTCCTTTCGGATGACGAATCAGACATTATGGACCTCATACAGGAGCGACTGGCTGCAGACACTGACGATGACACCGAGGACGACATTCTGGGAGCCGGATCGAGGCTACCGGCCGCCTCGTCAAACACGATAGTCGACGGACTGAAGCAGTACCTGCGACCCGTCAGCCCCGATTTGTTGACTCTCCCCAAGGACCCGAAAACTTTGTTCAACGACTTTCACAAGGACGACGCATTTAGCCCGCTGCCCCAGTCGGTCGAGCCATCCATCGTCATCTTCCGGGGCGCGACCGGACTCGTCATGGACGTCACGGATTACGGTGCTACCGTTGAGGTCCAGGACCAAGCGTGTTCGGTGGGGTCCCTGAAGGTGAACTTCCTCAGTGGTGTTTTTTACAGCGACGGGGTGCGGTGTACAAAGCGTCTGTGTGAAGTGCTTAGCAGTGGAGATGCGGTGTCGCTGGACTTCATGGTGGGGAGCAACGGAGCGCACGAAGAGGTGCGATGCGACCTGGTGTGGCAGGGGGCGCGACCCCAGGGTGTGATTCAGATGAGCCCCGAGGAGTTCTGCCGTCGGCTGCAGATCAAGGTCCCCATACGTCACGGGGGACCCTCGTACGAGGACTTTCAGCGAGAATT AGAGGAGTCGGGCCACCGCATGTCCGCGCACACGAGTATATCGGACAGCATCAACCCACACCGGCGGAGGAGCCACCACAGTCCGCCGTCCTTCCCGCCGACATCCAGCGAAGCTTCGCCGTCATCGCCATCGGGGAGCATTCATGGGGATCGTGCCATTCCAAATGGCATCTGTG ttggaaATTCTCTCGCAACTAGTGCCCTCTTTTCCAACGACATAAGC GAAAATGTGCTTCGTCGTGTCGCCAGGATCATGGCCGAAGAGCTTCATGCGCTGCAGCAGCAGGAGCGGTTGGCCAAGGGATTGGTTCGTGACGTGGGCACGCAGACAACAGAACGCGGCGTGCGTTCCATTCCATGA